Proteins from a single region of Allocatelliglobosispora scoriae:
- a CDS encoding SDR family NAD(P)-dependent oxidoreductase, with the protein MSEIDTDRPEIDPARLEICLSVLAEAGELPGEHPHAVALRMATAQLFKAVKKQRRADRREAVAAADKAVIAATATGAPGRIDDETAGVQLTTQTVGSTAGFLIKSRPCYICKQHFREVHAFYHQLCPTCAKLNWERREARADLSGKRALLTGGRAKIGMYIALRLLRDGAHTTITTRFPNDALRRFQGMPDSADWLHRLRIVGIDLRDPAQVVALADSVAAQGPLDILINNAAQTVRRSPAAYSQLVAAESAPLPDGPLPELISFGHYTGESPAAAAIGSMPHQRMAPELVTALALTTGGASLERIEANTAIDAGGLVPDLHHTNSWVQHVDEVDAVELLEVQLCNVTAPFVLVSRLRPAMAASSARRKYIVNVSAMEGQFGRGYKGPGHPHTNMAKAALNMLTRTSAGEMFSTDGILMTSVDTGWITDERPHPTKIRLADEGFHAPLDLADGAARVYDPIVRGELGEDVHGCFLKDYAPIAW; encoded by the coding sequence GTGAGTGAGATCGACACCGACCGGCCCGAGATCGACCCCGCGCGCCTCGAGATCTGCCTGAGCGTACTCGCGGAGGCCGGTGAGCTGCCCGGCGAGCACCCGCACGCGGTGGCGCTGCGGATGGCGACCGCGCAGCTGTTCAAGGCGGTGAAGAAGCAGCGCCGGGCCGACCGGCGCGAGGCGGTGGCGGCGGCCGACAAGGCGGTGATCGCGGCGACGGCGACCGGTGCGCCGGGGCGCATCGACGACGAGACCGCCGGAGTGCAGCTCACCACGCAGACCGTCGGCTCCACGGCCGGGTTCCTGATCAAGTCGCGGCCCTGCTACATCTGCAAGCAGCACTTCCGCGAGGTGCACGCCTTCTACCACCAGCTCTGCCCGACCTGCGCCAAGCTCAACTGGGAGCGCCGCGAGGCCCGCGCCGACCTGTCCGGCAAGCGCGCGCTGCTCACCGGCGGCCGCGCCAAGATCGGCATGTACATCGCCCTGCGGCTGCTCCGCGACGGCGCGCACACCACGATCACCACGCGCTTCCCCAACGACGCCCTGCGCCGCTTCCAGGGCATGCCCGACAGCGCCGACTGGCTCCACCGGCTGCGCATCGTCGGCATCGACCTGCGGGACCCCGCGCAGGTGGTCGCGCTCGCCGACTCGGTCGCGGCCCAGGGGCCGCTCGACATCCTGATCAACAACGCGGCCCAGACGGTACGCCGATCGCCCGCCGCCTATTCGCAGCTCGTCGCCGCCGAGTCCGCGCCGTTGCCGGACGGGCCGCTGCCGGAGCTGATCAGCTTCGGTCACTACACGGGGGAGAGCCCGGCCGCCGCCGCGATCGGGTCGATGCCGCACCAGCGGATGGCACCCGAGCTCGTCACGGCGCTCGCCCTGACCACGGGCGGTGCCTCGCTGGAGCGGATCGAGGCGAACACGGCGATCGACGCCGGCGGGCTCGTGCCCGACCTGCACCACACCAACAGCTGGGTGCAGCACGTCGACGAGGTCGACGCCGTGGAGCTGCTGGAGGTGCAGCTCTGCAACGTGACCGCACCGTTCGTGCTGGTCAGCAGGCTGCGCCCGGCGATGGCCGCGTCGAGCGCCCGCCGGAAATACATCGTCAACGTCTCGGCGATGGAGGGCCAGTTCGGCCGGGGTTACAAGGGGCCGGGCCATCCGCACACCAACATGGCGAAGGCGGCGCTCAACATGCTCACCCGGACCAGCGCGGGCGAGATGTTCAGCACCGACGGCATCCTGATGACGAGCGTCGACACCGGCTGGATCACCGACGAGCGCCCGCACCCGACCAAGATCCGGCTCGCGGACGAGGGCTTCCACGCCCCGCTGGACCTCGCCGACGGCGCGGCCCGGGTCTACGACCCGATCGTGCGCGGCGAGCTCGGGGAGGACGTGCACGGCTGCTTCCTCAAGGACTACGCCCCGATCGCGTGGTGA
- the ssuE gene encoding NADPH-dependent FMN reductase — protein MTTPILGTRPDAPAPRVTTILAISGSPSPTSKTARVLRHVADSLPGLTTCDVRILKVRDLSPEVLLGADPNHPEILAVLEAIRAADGVIIATPVYKAAYSGVLKALLDLLPQFALEGKVVLPLATGGTIAHVLAIDYALRPVLNSMGATHVVPGFFILDKLITEHEDGIVIEEPAQTLLDGVVRAFVTALRT, from the coding sequence ATGACGACGCCGATCCTCGGCACCCGGCCCGATGCGCCGGCCCCGCGCGTCACGACGATCCTGGCGATCTCCGGCTCGCCGTCGCCGACCTCCAAGACCGCGCGGGTGCTGAGGCACGTCGCCGACTCGCTGCCCGGGCTCACCACCTGCGACGTGCGCATCCTCAAGGTCCGCGACCTCTCGCCGGAGGTCCTGCTCGGCGCCGATCCGAACCACCCGGAGATCCTCGCCGTCCTCGAGGCGATCCGGGCGGCCGACGGGGTGATCATCGCCACCCCGGTCTACAAGGCCGCCTACAGCGGGGTGCTGAAGGCACTGCTGGACCTGCTGCCGCAGTTCGCCTTGGAGGGCAAGGTGGTGCTCCCGCTCGCCACCGGCGGCACCATCGCGCACGTGCTCGCCATCGACTACGCGCTGCGCCCCGTGCTGAACTCCATGGGCGCCACGCACGTCGTGCCGGGCTTCTTCATCCTCGACAAGCTCATCACCGAGCACGAGGACGGGATCGTCATCGAGGAGCCCGCTCAGACGCTCCTCGACGGCGTCGTGCGGGCTTTCGTCACCGCACTGCGCACCTGA
- a CDS encoding response regulator, whose product MSVRVVVADDHVVVREGLGAILMSEPGIEVAARCCSGEEAVAAAAKLRPDLVLMDLRMPGMGGVRATKQITSARLSRVLVLTTYDAQPDILAAVEAGAIGYLLKDTPRRQLVDGVRAAARGESVVAPSVAATLMRKVRTGALPALTPREAEVLRHVATGMSNPEIGRALHISETTVKTHLVHVFEKLGVHDRTAAVTAAMANGILPPPSE is encoded by the coding sequence ATGTCGGTACGCGTCGTCGTGGCAGACGATCACGTCGTGGTCCGGGAAGGGCTGGGCGCGATCCTGATGAGCGAGCCGGGGATCGAGGTGGCCGCGAGGTGCTGCTCCGGTGAGGAGGCGGTCGCCGCAGCGGCGAAGCTGCGACCGGACCTGGTCCTGATGGACCTGCGGATGCCGGGGATGGGCGGGGTACGCGCGACGAAGCAGATCACCTCGGCGCGGCTGTCGCGGGTGCTGGTGCTGACGACCTACGACGCGCAGCCCGACATCCTCGCCGCCGTCGAGGCCGGTGCCATCGGCTACCTGCTCAAGGACACGCCGCGGCGGCAGCTGGTGGACGGCGTACGCGCCGCCGCCCGGGGGGAGTCGGTGGTGGCCCCCTCCGTCGCCGCCACCCTGATGCGCAAGGTACGCACCGGCGCCCTCCCGGCGCTGACCCCCCGCGAGGCGGAGGTGCTGCGGCACGTGGCGACGGGAATGTCCAATCCGGAGATCGGCCGGGCCCTGCACATCAGCGAGACGACGGTGAAGACGCACCTGGTGCACGTCTTCGAGAAGCTCGGCGTGCACGACCGCACGGCGGCGGTCACCGCGGCGATGGCGAACGGCATCCTGCCCCCGCCCAGCGAGTAG
- a CDS encoding sensor histidine kinase, translating to MGPAELSSLCRAHHDAGVLAERDRIALELHDTFAQGFAGILLLIQAAEVELATDPAACGRRLASAARTARENLRETRTMVATFAAGDPEPETLPATLGTLVRRFGRERGVTATFSASGGTDLPYEQHVTLLRAAQEALANAGRHSGASRVDVRLSRGDTEVTLEISDDGRGFTADDDRGQGFGLAGMWRRVAQAGGELSVQSAPGAGTTVRLRLPIMGRQ from the coding sequence ATGGGCCCGGCCGAGCTCTCGTCGCTCTGCCGGGCCCACCACGACGCCGGCGTGCTCGCCGAGCGGGACCGGATCGCGCTGGAGCTGCACGACACCTTCGCGCAGGGCTTCGCGGGCATCCTGCTGCTCATCCAGGCCGCCGAGGTCGAGCTCGCGACCGATCCGGCGGCATGCGGGCGGCGGCTGGCGAGCGCGGCCCGGACGGCCCGGGAGAACCTGCGCGAGACCCGGACCATGGTCGCGACCTTCGCGGCCGGGGACCCGGAGCCGGAGACGCTGCCCGCGACCCTCGGCACCCTGGTCCGCCGGTTCGGCCGGGAACGGGGGGTGACCGCCACCTTCAGCGCCTCCGGCGGCACGGACCTGCCCTACGAGCAGCACGTGACGCTGCTCCGCGCGGCGCAGGAGGCGCTCGCCAACGCGGGCAGGCACTCCGGCGCGAGCCGGGTGGACGTACGGCTCTCCCGTGGTGACACCGAGGTCACCCTGGAGATCAGCGACGACGGCCGCGGCTTCACCGCCGACGACGACCGTGGTCAGGGCTTCGGACTGGCCGGGATGTGGCGCCGCGTCGCCCAGGCCGGTGGCGAGCTCAGTGTTCAGAGCGCACCCGGGGCGGGCACGACCGTCCGCCTCCGGCTGCCGATCATGGGGAGGCAATGA
- a CDS encoding helix-turn-helix domain-containing protein translates to MTDDHVDLDPTGARTPAEFIDLLRRVRERSGLTYRAIEKITAAAGETLPASTLATLLGRETLPREELVSALLRACGASPDEVAAWVAARQRLAASRPAFGTPVASDRADSTESDVVTTDAGDDPPPAAAAPRRRLSALIAGVALLTVVAAGVVFAIQRSATDPPVTVSGSGSPSAVASDPLAAGLINIRSANSGLCFTERHDLESGEIFQAPCEESFPERSLIPLDGGTYRIGTEHPQFGAGCLGILAGSLRSGAPAADETCGPQRIEEFHLDPVDTPLKGYHIRVLNTQMCMAVLGASRKAWAAVLQLRCDPDDMGQVFTFDRL, encoded by the coding sequence ATGACGGATGACCACGTCGACCTCGACCCCACCGGTGCGCGTACTCCCGCCGAGTTCATCGACCTGCTGCGGCGGGTGCGGGAACGGTCAGGGCTCACCTACCGCGCCATCGAGAAGATCACCGCGGCCGCCGGGGAGACGCTGCCGGCGAGCACCCTCGCCACGCTGCTGGGCCGGGAGACGCTGCCGCGCGAGGAGCTCGTCTCGGCACTGCTGCGCGCCTGCGGTGCGTCGCCCGACGAGGTGGCCGCCTGGGTGGCCGCTCGGCAGCGGCTCGCCGCCTCCCGTCCGGCCTTCGGCACACCCGTGGCATCGGACCGGGCCGACTCCACCGAATCCGATGTGGTCACGACCGACGCCGGCGACGACCCCCCGCCGGCCGCCGCCGCGCCGCGACGGCGGCTGTCGGCCCTCATCGCCGGTGTCGCGCTGCTCACGGTGGTGGCAGCCGGGGTCGTCTTCGCGATCCAGCGTTCCGCCACCGATCCGCCGGTCACCGTCTCCGGCTCCGGTTCCCCCTCGGCCGTGGCGAGCGATCCCCTTGCCGCCGGGCTGATCAACATCCGGTCCGCCAACTCCGGACTCTGCTTCACCGAGCGGCACGATCTGGAGAGCGGGGAGATCTTCCAGGCCCCCTGCGAGGAGAGCTTCCCCGAACGCTCCCTCATCCCGCTGGACGGCGGCACCTACCGGATCGGCACCGAGCACCCCCAGTTCGGTGCGGGCTGCCTGGGAATTCTCGCGGGCAGCCTCCGCTCGGGAGCGCCGGCCGCAGACGAGACCTGCGGGCCGCAACGGATCGAGGAGTTCCACCTGGATCCGGTGGACACCCCGCTGAAGGGCTACCACATCCGCGTGCTGAACACGCAGATGTGCATGGCGGTGCTCGGCGCGTCCCGCAAGGCCTGGGCGGCCGTGCTCCAGCTCCGCTGCGATCCCGACGACATGGGGCAGGTCTTCACCTTCGACCGACTGTAG
- a CDS encoding S1 family peptidase produces the protein MRIARRLALATAVVTLTAGAAAATTTPAAAAPAAPASINATATALAETLGDARSAGSYRDEATGQLVVNVTDAAAADAVRATGATPRLVSRSTAQLTALRDSLDAGVVGTAWSLDPVTNQVVVTADSTVTGTRLADLRGTVDKSAGGARIVQTPGVFRPLISGGDAIYSGGYRCSLGFNVRAGSVYYFITAGHCTNIGVPWYSNSARTIKLGDRTGTSFPTNDYGIVRYTNTSIAITGGVGSQDITAAANAYVNENVRRRGSTTGIHSGKVTGLNAVVNYAEGTVREMIQTNVCAEGGDSGGSLYDGSLAIGLTSGGSGNCSSGGVTFFQPVPEVLNRYGVQVF, from the coding sequence GTGAGAATCGCTCGACGCCTCGCCCTGGCCACCGCCGTCGTCACCCTGACGGCCGGTGCGGCCGCGGCCACCACCACACCGGCCGCAGCCGCCCCCGCGGCCCCGGCCAGCATCAACGCCACCGCCACCGCGCTCGCCGAAACGCTCGGTGACGCGCGCAGCGCGGGCTCCTACCGCGACGAGGCGACCGGTCAGCTGGTCGTCAACGTCACCGACGCGGCAGCAGCCGACGCCGTCCGCGCCACCGGCGCCACCCCGCGCCTCGTCAGCCGCAGCACCGCACAGCTCACCGCGCTGCGGGACAGCCTCGACGCCGGCGTGGTCGGCACGGCCTGGTCCCTGGACCCGGTCACCAACCAGGTGGTCGTGACCGCCGACTCCACCGTCACCGGCACCCGCCTCGCCGACCTGCGCGGCACCGTCGACAAGTCCGCGGGCGGCGCCCGCATCGTGCAGACGCCCGGCGTGTTCCGGCCGCTCATCTCCGGCGGCGACGCGATCTACTCCGGCGGCTACCGCTGCTCGCTCGGCTTCAACGTGCGGGCCGGCAGCGTCTACTACTTCATCACCGCCGGTCACTGCACCAACATCGGTGTGCCGTGGTACTCGAACTCGGCCCGGACGATCAAGCTCGGTGACCGTACCGGCACCAGCTTCCCGACCAACGACTACGGCATCGTCCGCTACACCAACACGTCGATCGCCATCACCGGCGGCGTCGGCTCGCAGGACATCACCGCCGCCGCCAACGCCTACGTCAACGAGAACGTGCGGCGGCGCGGCAGCACCACGGGCATCCACAGCGGCAAGGTGACCGGCCTCAACGCGGTCGTCAACTACGCCGAGGGCACCGTACGCGAGATGATCCAGACCAACGTCTGCGCCGAGGGCGGCGACAGCGGCGGCTCGCTCTACGACGGCAGCCTCGCCATCGGCCTCACCTCCGGCGGCAGCGGCAACTGCAGCAGCGGCGGGGTGACCTTCTTCCAGCCCGTCCCCGAGGTCCTGAACCGCTACGGCGTCCAGGTCTTCTAG
- a CDS encoding acyl-CoA dehydrogenase family protein has protein sequence MATHDVTNQAPPLVGGNLFTANTPLTEALAWGGAGWAVDHVTAVGAEMGTADAALRADQAHRYPPVLRTHDRFGHRVDEVEFHPAWHSFLGAAVGHGAHGSPWRDPKPGAHVARAAVVMLMHQVEPGHSCPISMTYAAVPALRADPELAAVWEPLITSTVYDPGLRPPQEKAGVLVGMAMTEKQGGSDVRANSTRAVPVGGGEFELTGHKWFCSAPMSDAFLVLAQAPGGLSCFLLPRVLPDGTRNGLRLQRLKDKLGNRSNASAEVEFEAARAHLVGPEGRGVPTIIEMVNHTRLDCVLATTAGMRQSTAEAIWHAGHRSAFGARLVDQPLMRAVLADLALEAEAALVTAVRLASAYDADTPEEKALRRLATAVAKYWICKRGPGHAAEALECLGGNGYVEEAPLARRYREQPLLSIWEGSGNVICLDVLRAMESSPAAVDAFLAELALTGGADRRLDELVARLRRRIGGGRVEQAEARGLVAEMALALQASLLLRYAPGPVSDAFCAARLGSDRGLAYGELPRGLDLGGIIDRHAPTAGS, from the coding sequence ATGGCGACCCATGACGTGACCAACCAGGCACCGCCGCTCGTCGGCGGCAACCTCTTCACCGCCAACACCCCGCTCACCGAGGCGCTCGCCTGGGGCGGCGCGGGCTGGGCGGTGGACCACGTCACCGCCGTGGGTGCCGAGATGGGCACGGCCGACGCGGCGCTGCGCGCCGATCAGGCGCACCGATACCCGCCGGTGCTGCGTACGCACGACCGCTTCGGCCACCGCGTCGACGAGGTCGAGTTCCACCCGGCCTGGCACTCGTTCCTCGGCGCGGCGGTCGGCCACGGCGCGCACGGATCGCCGTGGCGCGACCCGAAACCGGGCGCGCACGTGGCCCGGGCCGCCGTCGTCATGCTGATGCACCAGGTGGAGCCGGGGCACAGCTGTCCGATCTCGATGACCTACGCGGCCGTTCCGGCACTGCGCGCCGATCCCGAGCTCGCGGCGGTGTGGGAGCCGCTGATCACCAGCACCGTCTACGACCCGGGGCTGCGGCCGCCGCAGGAGAAGGCGGGCGTGCTGGTCGGGATGGCGATGACGGAGAAGCAGGGCGGCTCCGACGTACGGGCCAACAGCACCCGCGCGGTCCCGGTCGGCGGCGGGGAGTTCGAGCTCACCGGGCACAAGTGGTTCTGCTCGGCGCCGATGAGCGACGCGTTCCTCGTGCTGGCGCAGGCACCGGGCGGCCTGTCGTGCTTCCTGCTGCCCCGGGTGCTGCCCGACGGCACCCGCAACGGGCTGCGGCTGCAGCGGCTCAAGGACAAGCTCGGCAACCGGTCCAACGCCTCGGCCGAGGTCGAGTTCGAGGCGGCGCGGGCACACCTGGTCGGGCCGGAGGGGCGCGGCGTGCCCACGATCATCGAGATGGTCAACCACACCCGGCTCGACTGCGTGCTCGCCACCACCGCCGGGATGCGGCAGAGCACCGCCGAGGCGATCTGGCACGCCGGGCACCGCAGCGCGTTCGGTGCCCGTCTCGTCGACCAGCCGCTGATGCGCGCGGTCCTCGCCGACCTGGCGCTGGAGGCGGAGGCGGCCCTCGTCACCGCCGTCCGCCTCGCCTCGGCATACGACGCCGACACCCCGGAGGAGAAGGCGTTGCGGCGGCTGGCGACGGCGGTGGCGAAATACTGGATCTGCAAGCGGGGTCCGGGTCACGCCGCCGAGGCGCTGGAGTGCCTGGGCGGCAACGGTTACGTCGAGGAGGCGCCGCTCGCCCGGCGCTACCGCGAGCAGCCGCTGCTCTCCATCTGGGAGGGCTCGGGCAACGTGATCTGCCTGGACGTGCTGCGGGCGATGGAGAGCTCCCCGGCCGCGGTGGACGCCTTCCTCGCCGAGCTCGCGCTGACCGGCGGTGCGGATCGGCGCCTCGACGAGCTGGTGGCGCGGCTGCGTCGACGGATCGGCGGTGGCCGGGTGGAGCAGGCCGAGGCACGCGGGCTGGTGGCGGAGATGGCGCTGGCACTGCAGGCGTCGCTGCTGCTGCGCTACGCCCCGGGGCCGGTGAGCGACGCGTTCTGCGCCGCGCGGCTGGGCAGCGATCGGGGCCTCGCCTACGGCGAGCTGCCGCGCGGGCTCGATCTCGGCGGGATCATCGACCGGCACGCGCCAACGGCCGGATCCTGA
- a CDS encoding pirin family protein, which yields MSNVEPAPQEIQCGAEGAEGPVHELLVGRDVVLGGTRGLTVTRTIPHRDRRMVGAWCFVDHYGPVSIAGGPGMRVGPHPHCGLQTVSWLVEGDVVHRDSVGSLARITPGELNLMTSGRGISHSEESPGDAPQRLHGVQLWVALPADQRDVAAHFEHHGDLPRRDGVTVFMGELDGLVSPAKAYTPLVGAEIALAPGSRRSFPLRPDFEYAVLALTGTALVDGLELAPGPLLYLGTGRTGLDLVAQPAARLLLIGGEPFAEELVMWWNFVARDHDEIVAARAAWADGDRFGTVTGYDGSSIPAPELPATRLKPRGRHR from the coding sequence ATGAGCAACGTCGAACCCGCCCCGCAGGAGATCCAGTGCGGCGCCGAGGGTGCCGAGGGCCCGGTCCACGAGCTGCTCGTGGGGCGCGACGTGGTGCTCGGCGGCACCCGGGGCCTCACCGTCACCCGGACCATCCCGCACCGGGACCGCCGGATGGTCGGGGCGTGGTGCTTCGTGGACCACTACGGGCCGGTCTCCATCGCGGGCGGTCCCGGCATGCGCGTCGGGCCGCACCCGCACTGCGGTCTGCAGACGGTGAGCTGGCTCGTCGAGGGCGACGTGGTGCACCGCGACAGCGTCGGCAGCCTGGCCCGGATCACCCCGGGCGAGCTCAACCTCATGACGTCGGGGCGGGGGATCTCGCACTCGGAGGAGTCACCGGGCGACGCTCCGCAGCGGCTGCACGGCGTACAACTCTGGGTGGCACTCCCCGCCGACCAGCGCGACGTGGCCGCGCACTTCGAGCACCACGGCGATCTCCCGCGCCGCGACGGCGTCACGGTCTTCATGGGTGAGCTCGACGGCCTGGTGTCGCCGGCGAAGGCCTACACCCCGCTGGTGGGCGCGGAGATCGCGCTCGCACCCGGGTCCCGCCGGTCGTTCCCGTTGCGCCCCGATTTCGAGTACGCCGTCCTCGCCCTCACCGGCACCGCCCTCGTCGACGGGCTGGAGCTGGCACCCGGGCCGCTGCTCTACCTGGGCACCGGCCGCACGGGCCTGGACCTGGTGGCACAGCCGGCGGCACGGCTGCTGCTGATCGGCGGCGAGCCCTTCGCGGAGGAGCTGGTGATGTGGTGGAACTTCGTCGCCCGCGACCACGACGAGATCGTGGCGGCCCGGGCGGCGTGGGCCGACGGCGACCGCTTCGGGACGGTGACCGGCTATGACGGTTCGTCGATCCCGGCCCCCGAGCTGCCCGCGACCCGCCTGAAGCCCCGAGGCCGCCACCGCTGA
- a CDS encoding glycoside hydrolase family 88 protein, whose translation MDRRTLLRAGTALAGGIGAAGLPGTALAAPGTTLPARSAVLAGMRLVNDYWINGHADPGNNQWARATYVSGTIAAYRATGVASYLTYARNWAQQNNYALNGGTSTRHADNHNAGQAYYDLYEIDGNASHLTAINESIRLMVYGSNTSNTDWWWVDALHMAMPVFVRVANYRNDATYLTKLGKLYDYTKKQISGVGLWNATDRLWYRDAGYIWPNGSGSHSPNGKKVYWSRGNGWALAAHAKVLALLPATDPKRAEYVSTLQALSAALPGIQRADGFWNVNLADAAHRGGPETSGTAFFTYGLAYGIRTGLLPSATYLPVVAKAWNGMVATAVRPSGLLGWVQGVGANPDSSQPVTSTSTSDFGVGAFLLAGSEVAKLTV comes from the coding sequence ATGGATCGTCGCACCCTGCTCCGGGCCGGCACCGCGCTCGCCGGCGGCATCGGCGCCGCCGGACTCCCCGGCACCGCCCTCGCCGCGCCCGGCACCACGCTCCCCGCCCGCTCCGCCGTGCTCGCCGGCATGCGGCTCGTCAACGACTACTGGATCAACGGGCACGCCGACCCGGGCAACAACCAGTGGGCCCGCGCCACCTATGTCAGCGGCACCATCGCCGCCTACCGCGCGACGGGGGTGGCGAGCTACCTCACCTACGCGCGGAACTGGGCGCAGCAGAACAACTACGCGCTCAACGGGGGTACGTCGACCCGGCACGCCGACAACCACAACGCCGGGCAGGCCTACTACGACCTCTACGAGATCGACGGCAACGCGTCCCACCTGACGGCGATCAACGAGTCGATCCGGCTGATGGTCTACGGCTCCAACACGTCCAACACCGACTGGTGGTGGGTCGACGCCCTGCACATGGCGATGCCGGTCTTCGTCCGGGTCGCCAATTACCGCAACGACGCCACCTACCTGACGAAGCTGGGCAAGCTCTACGACTACACGAAGAAGCAGATCTCCGGGGTCGGGCTGTGGAACGCCACCGACCGGCTGTGGTACCGCGACGCCGGCTACATCTGGCCCAACGGCTCGGGTTCGCACTCCCCCAACGGCAAGAAGGTCTACTGGTCCCGCGGCAACGGCTGGGCGCTCGCCGCGCACGCCAAGGTCCTCGCGCTGCTGCCCGCCACCGATCCGAAACGGGCCGAGTACGTCAGCACGCTGCAGGCGCTCAGCGCCGCCCTGCCCGGCATCCAGCGCGCCGACGGCTTCTGGAACGTCAACCTCGCCGACGCCGCGCACCGGGGCGGCCCCGAGACGAGCGGCACCGCGTTCTTCACCTACGGGCTCGCCTACGGCATCCGCACCGGGCTGCTGCCGAGCGCGACCTACCTGCCCGTGGTCGCGAAGGCGTGGAACGGGATGGTCGCCACGGCGGTCCGCCCCAGCGGGCTGCTCGGCTGGGTGCAGGGCGTCGGTGCCAACCCCGACTCCAGCCAGCCCGTCACCAGCACCTCCACCAGCGACTTCGGCGTGGGCGCGTTCCTGCTCGCCGGGAGCGAGGTCGCGAAGCTGACGGTTTAG
- a CDS encoding glycosyltransferase, whose product MHFTDTYLPRRDGVITSLRTLRAALAASGHASVTVAPAHSGQEPEPWLVRLPALPCGVADLRLSRWPLRPARQELLDGLKAYLPDVIHVHSPGPTGLLGVLAAQRLGVPLVQTYHTDLHAYADAYRVPAVALRVLAEAYARRLGTPMPELTGGGRRAALDAGNRLLLGPADAVVLPTAAVLQRVSLPVAARRMFLVPTGVGPRAADAEAVAAFRARYGLREDGQVLLFVGRVNREKGVELLLAAYTRILRERPATRLVLIGAVYEPRWLRRLLARAGALAAANVVITGQQPPEVVAAAYACADVFAFPSRTDTQALVLQEAAHAGVPTVMVDPELHRTGPLGGAARCVEPDPASFADGVLELLGDPRAARALGATAAANAARHTPAEFATSMLAVYAQALAADSTNSSRVAPVSSAVAPRGSVAPVP is encoded by the coding sequence ATGCACTTCACCGACACGTACCTGCCGCGTCGCGACGGGGTCATCACCTCGTTGCGTACCCTGCGGGCCGCCCTCGCCGCCTCGGGCCACGCGAGCGTCACCGTCGCGCCCGCCCACTCCGGTCAAGAGCCAGAACCGTGGCTGGTACGCCTGCCGGCGCTCCCCTGCGGCGTCGCGGACCTGCGGCTGTCGCGGTGGCCGCTGCGCCCGGCCCGCCAGGAGCTCCTCGACGGGCTGAAGGCCTACCTCCCCGACGTGATCCACGTGCACTCGCCGGGGCCGACGGGGCTGCTCGGGGTGCTCGCCGCGCAGCGGCTGGGGGTGCCGCTGGTGCAGACCTACCACACGGATCTGCACGCCTATGCCGATGCCTATCGGGTGCCGGCGGTGGCGCTGCGGGTGCTCGCGGAGGCCTACGCCCGGCGGCTGGGTACGCCGATGCCGGAGCTGACCGGCGGCGGGCGGCGAGCGGCGCTGGACGCGGGCAACCGGCTGCTGCTGGGCCCGGCGGACGCGGTGGTGCTGCCGACCGCGGCGGTGCTGCAGCGGGTGTCGCTGCCGGTCGCGGCGCGGCGGATGTTCCTGGTGCCGACGGGCGTGGGGCCGCGGGCGGCGGATGCCGAGGCGGTGGCGGCGTTCCGGGCGCGGTACGGGCTGCGCGAGGACGGGCAGGTGCTGCTCTTCGTGGGCCGGGTCAACCGGGAGAAGGGGGTGGAGCTGCTGCTGGCGGCGTACACCCGGATTCTGCGGGAGCGACCCGCGACGCGGCTGGTGCTGATCGGCGCGGTCTATGAACCGCGCTGGCTGCGGCGTCTGCTGGCGCGCGCGGGGGCGCTCGCGGCGGCGAATGTCGTGATCACCGGGCAGCAGCCGCCGGAGGTGGTGGCGGCGGCCTACGCGTGCGCGGACGTCTTCGCGTTCCCGTCGCGGACGGATACGCAGGCCCTGGTGCTGCAGGAGGCGGCGCACGCGGGGGTGCCGACGGTGATGGTCGACCCGGAGCTGCACCGGACCGGGCCGCTGGGCGGTGCCGCGCGGTGCGTGGAGCCGGACCCGGCGTCGTTCGCGGACGGGGTGCTGGAGCTGCTCGGGGATCCTCGGGCCGCGCGGGCGCTGGGTGCGACGGCGGCGGCGAACGCGGCCCGGCACACCCCGGCGGAGTTCGCGACGTCGATGCTCGCCGTCTACGCCCAGGCGCTGGCGGCGGATAGCACCAACTCTTCAAGAGTTGCGCCGGTTTCTTCCGCGGTCGCGCCGAGAGGGAGCGTCGCGCCGGTCCCATAG